A portion of the Acidobacteriaceae bacterium genome contains these proteins:
- a CDS encoding DUF4149 domain-containing protein — protein sequence MALLFRSIRLIALALWVGAIVFFIAVTAVAFRAMPIHEAGIIVRGSLLSLHRIGLIAGTFYIFFTLALLSTQRDTHPARAAELALVVSMMALTAYSQMSVIPRMENDRLTLGGDVSKANQDNPAYKHFSRLHGLSVKLEGVVLFEGLALLVLAAVHGRDDFDRFA from the coding sequence ATGGCGCTTCTTTTTCGCAGCATCCGGTTAATCGCACTGGCCCTCTGGGTCGGTGCGATTGTCTTTTTTATCGCAGTCACGGCCGTGGCATTCCGGGCGATGCCCATCCATGAGGCCGGGATCATCGTGCGCGGATCACTGCTCTCCCTGCATCGCATCGGCCTGATCGCCGGAACGTTCTACATCTTCTTTACGTTGGCTCTGCTCTCCACCCAGCGCGACACACACCCGGCACGCGCAGCAGAACTGGCGCTCGTCGTCTCCATGATGGCGCTCACCGCGTACTCGCAGATGTCCGTGATCCCACGCATGGAAAACGATCGCCTGACGCTTGGCGGCGATGTGAGCAAGGCAAACCAGGACAACCCCGCCTACAAACACTTCAGCCGCCTGCACGGCCTGAGCGTGAAACTTGAGGGGGTTGTTCTATTTGAAGGGCTTGCCCTGCTGGTGCTCGCAGCGGTCCACGGCCGCGACGACTTCGACCGCTTCGCCTAA
- a CDS encoding carbohydrate porin: MKFFLLGTLLATSALCAAQSPPPAEVPTDVPVTIFPHADRWPIFVAGQANIVFQAHPGFHSPYEGQNSLLARGEYKTSLVGTLYTGLQVVRQPRFATDVLFDLESAGGRGISQALGLAGFTNMDVVRNPSLGPVPYVARAELRTTLGLSHDTTSSQRTPFSLPVTLPSRRLELRFGKMSMPDQFETNAVGSDDHLQFLNWTANNNGAWDYAADTRGYTVAAIAEYTDHALQLRYGLALMPTVANGLDLEWNLRRAHADNFEADWNQGPLAHWLSERKGAIRLLGFVNHANMGLYRNADRDALQERAAGFTGATPDITAHPAGTTVKYGLGLNFDQELTSTLRVYGRFGWNEGQHESYAYTEVDQIFSGGMDLTGDRWHRAHDKFGVTAISNAIKRDHQEYLALGGEGFLLGDGSLRYAREDILEAYYTAHNWRGLFTAFDLQVVAHPGYNADRGPVAVFSVRSHIDF, encoded by the coding sequence ATGAAGTTTTTTCTCCTTGGCACGCTCCTCGCCACCAGCGCCCTTTGCGCAGCGCAATCTCCACCTCCCGCAGAGGTGCCGACGGACGTGCCAGTAACGATATTTCCGCACGCCGACCGCTGGCCTATTTTTGTTGCTGGTCAAGCGAACATCGTCTTCCAGGCGCACCCGGGCTTTCACTCCCCGTACGAAGGTCAGAACTCTCTGCTGGCTCGCGGCGAGTACAAGACGTCGCTCGTCGGCACGCTTTACACGGGTCTGCAGGTGGTTCGTCAGCCGCGCTTTGCTACCGATGTTCTCTTCGATCTGGAAAGCGCGGGCGGCCGCGGCATTTCGCAGGCACTCGGCCTCGCTGGCTTCACGAATATGGATGTCGTCCGCAACCCCAGCCTGGGGCCGGTTCCCTACGTTGCCCGAGCGGAACTCCGCACCACGCTCGGCCTCAGCCATGACACAACAAGCTCGCAACGCACGCCCTTTAGTCTGCCCGTTACTCTACCCTCGCGACGCCTTGAACTGCGCTTCGGCAAGATGAGTATGCCCGATCAGTTTGAGACCAACGCTGTTGGATCCGACGATCATCTGCAGTTCCTCAACTGGACCGCCAACAATAACGGCGCGTGGGATTATGCTGCCGATACGCGTGGGTATACCGTCGCGGCGATCGCTGAGTACACGGATCACGCTCTGCAATTGCGCTATGGCCTTGCTCTGATGCCAACTGTAGCCAACGGTCTCGATCTCGAGTGGAACCTTCGCCGCGCTCACGCAGACAACTTCGAAGCGGATTGGAATCAAGGGCCGCTTGCCCATTGGCTCAGCGAACGGAAGGGCGCTATCCGGCTCCTGGGCTTCGTCAATCACGCCAATATGGGGCTCTACCGCAACGCCGACCGCGATGCGTTACAGGAGCGCGCTGCTGGCTTCACCGGCGCAACACCCGACATCACGGCACATCCCGCCGGCACAACCGTGAAGTATGGCCTCGGTCTCAACTTCGATCAGGAGTTGACCTCAACCTTGCGCGTTTACGGACGGTTCGGATGGAACGAAGGCCAACACGAAAGTTACGCCTACACCGAAGTGGATCAGATCTTCTCCGGCGGCATGGACCTCACCGGCGATCGCTGGCACCGGGCGCATGACAAGTTTGGCGTTACGGCCATCTCCAACGCCATTAAACGCGACCACCAGGAGTACCTTGCACTTGGTGGTGAAGGCTTTCTACTCGGCGATGGCAGCCTTCGATACGCACGCGAAGACATCCTCGAGGCCTACTACACAGCGCATAACTGGCGTGGACTCTTCACCGCATTCGACTTGCAAGTCGTAGCGCATCCCGGATACAACGCCGACCGTGGCCCGGTCGCAGTCTTCTCCGTACGCTCGCACATCGACTTCTAA
- the purE gene encoding 5-(carboxyamino)imidazole ribonucleotide mutase has product MKKKQPLAGIIMGSKSDWPTLEVAAKTLEEFGIPYEVEVVSAHRTPDKMMRYAESANERGLRAIIAGAGGAAHLPGMVASKTTVPVLGVPVKSRALNGLDSLLSIAQMPAGIPVATFAIGEAGARNAALFLVSMLAAHDETLARKISLFRSKQTKTVLKGPDPRK; this is encoded by the coding sequence ATGAAGAAGAAGCAACCGCTAGCAGGCATCATCATGGGTTCGAAGTCCGACTGGCCCACGCTGGAAGTCGCCGCCAAAACGCTCGAAGAGTTCGGTATCCCGTACGAGGTTGAGGTTGTCTCGGCCCACCGCACTCCCGACAAGATGATGCGTTACGCAGAGTCCGCGAACGAGCGCGGCCTCCGCGCCATCATCGCCGGAGCAGGCGGAGCCGCACATCTTCCCGGCATGGTCGCCTCCAAGACGACCGTCCCCGTGCTCGGCGTTCCTGTGAAGAGCCGTGCGCTCAACGGACTCGACTCGCTGCTCTCCATTGCACAGATGCCCGCAGGCATACCGGTCGCAACCTTCGCTATCGGCGAAGCGGGTGCACGCAACGCCGCACTCTTCCTCGTCTCCATGCTCGCAGCGCACGATGAAACGCTTGCTCGCAAGATCTCACTCTTCCGCAGCAAGCAAACGAAGACCGTACTGAAGGGACCGGATCCGCGCAAATGA
- a CDS encoding 5-(carboxyamino)imidazole ribonucleotide synthase — MSTPSKPRVGVLGAGQLALMLAEAGARIGVDVICAGSPADCASQVATVLPVDLESAEEVQKFARGVDVLTLESENVDASVLADLPTLAPNARAVKIAQDRLFEKDFLRFQGVRTAPYAEVSSLRDLRAALEEIGAPSILKTRRLGYDGRGQVRIAHIDEAGSAWAHTGGAPCILEGMVNFRCEVSLIAARSATGETAFYPLIENKHRAGILRVSTAPYLDATLQAEAEKALSSLLDALEYVGVLTVEFFVTPSGLVANEMAPRVHNSGHWTIEGAVTSQFENHLRAVLGWPLGPTTSEPTVMLNCIGKMPSLEATNAYPALHRHDYGKAARIGRKVGHLTTAASEEATIEHWRKVLED; from the coding sequence ATGAGCACACCCTCAAAACCGCGCGTTGGAGTTCTGGGCGCAGGGCAGCTTGCTCTGATGCTTGCTGAAGCAGGTGCACGTATCGGCGTCGATGTGATCTGCGCTGGCTCCCCTGCAGATTGCGCATCGCAGGTCGCCACGGTTCTTCCCGTGGACCTCGAAAGCGCCGAAGAGGTGCAGAAGTTTGCGCGTGGTGTCGATGTGCTGACGCTTGAAAGCGAGAACGTCGACGCCTCCGTGCTCGCTGATCTACCGACCCTCGCGCCCAACGCGCGCGCGGTAAAGATCGCGCAGGACAGGCTCTTCGAAAAAGACTTCCTGCGTTTTCAGGGAGTTCGTACCGCGCCCTATGCCGAGGTCAGCAGCCTGCGCGACCTTCGTGCTGCGCTCGAAGAGATCGGCGCCCCAAGCATTCTCAAGACACGCCGTCTCGGCTACGACGGTCGCGGCCAGGTTCGCATCGCACATATCGACGAGGCTGGCTCCGCATGGGCCCACACGGGCGGAGCCCCCTGCATACTCGAAGGTATGGTGAACTTCCGCTGTGAGGTCTCACTGATCGCCGCGCGTAGTGCTACCGGTGAAACGGCTTTTTATCCTCTTATCGAAAACAAGCATCGCGCTGGCATTCTGCGCGTGTCTACCGCTCCCTACCTTGATGCAACCTTGCAGGCAGAAGCAGAAAAAGCGCTTAGCTCACTTCTAGACGCACTGGAGTACGTCGGTGTACTCACCGTTGAGTTCTTCGTCACTCCCAGCGGCCTGGTCGCCAACGAAATGGCGCCGCGCGTCCACAACTCCGGTCACTGGACGATCGAAGGTGCGGTCACATCGCAGTTTGAAAACCACCTGCGTGCCGTGCTTGGCTGGCCACTCGGTCCCACCACGAGCGAGCCCACGGTGATGCTCAACTGCATTGGTAAAATGCCTTCGCTCGAAGCCACGAATGCGTATCCTGCGCTGCACCGCCATGACTATGGCAAGGCTGCACGCATCGGCCGCAAGGTAGGCCATCTAACGACAGCGGCCTCCGAAGAGGCCACTATCGAGCATTGGCGTAAGGTTCTCGAAGACTAG
- a CDS encoding carboxylesterase family protein produces MMKRLLLMLCLVAPVAYAQGPVVNLVSGEVRGISGFGSNSFLGIPFAAAPVGELRWHEPMPVKTWRGVRAAEKSGPACPALISGDGLRSETEDCLYLNVYAPKIARKGTKLPVMVFFHGGANLWGSTAIYDGMRMAEVTHAIVVMPAYRLGVFGLLAAPGMDADAGDFMLEDQVAALRWVKENVAAFGGNPADVTISGQSAGSMDMCTELASPASKGLQRQAILQSGACQHGVSQAEAMEDGKAFATKLGCTSTEALSCLRAKPVRAILDGWSGGRFGKLGISVYGTKLLPEPADVAIADGHFTHVPLLIGFTRDEMWPFQHGLYPLSSEGLQKQFELKFGTHATEVSKLYPEAEYPHREYALGAAVGDQFMACSSLKEAAEAEKWTPVSVYEFADRTVPPFRSLGSEIKRPEGYHPGAFHTAELQYLYAYQSAEGPLSAEQKRFADKLMQFWVGFGRQKPSAFPAFDAKKTVLVLGEHGESITPSGAVYDAHHCSFWNSLSKPE; encoded by the coding sequence ATGATGAAACGTCTTCTGCTGATGCTGTGCCTTGTTGCTCCTGTGGCTTACGCACAGGGGCCAGTTGTGAATCTTGTCTCGGGCGAGGTTCGCGGAATAAGTGGATTTGGCTCAAATAGTTTTCTGGGGATTCCGTTTGCCGCCGCTCCGGTCGGCGAACTGCGCTGGCATGAACCGATGCCAGTGAAGACCTGGAGGGGAGTTCGCGCGGCAGAAAAATCTGGGCCAGCTTGCCCGGCACTGATCAGCGGCGATGGGCTGCGCAGCGAAACGGAAGACTGTCTGTACCTGAACGTCTACGCGCCGAAGATAGCGCGAAAGGGCACAAAGCTGCCCGTCATGGTCTTCTTCCACGGCGGAGCGAATCTTTGGGGATCAACGGCAATTTACGACGGTATGCGCATGGCTGAAGTGACCCACGCGATTGTAGTGATGCCTGCGTATCGGCTCGGTGTGTTCGGGCTGCTGGCTGCTCCTGGGATGGATGCTGATGCGGGTGACTTCATGCTCGAAGACCAGGTTGCGGCGCTGCGCTGGGTGAAGGAGAACGTCGCTGCGTTTGGAGGCAATCCTGCGGATGTGACGATCTCGGGCCAGAGCGCGGGCTCGATGGACATGTGCACAGAGCTTGCGTCGCCGGCTTCAAAGGGCTTGCAGCGGCAGGCGATATTGCAAAGTGGAGCATGCCAGCACGGAGTTTCGCAGGCAGAGGCCATGGAGGATGGCAAAGCGTTTGCAACGAAGCTGGGATGCACTTCTACAGAGGCGCTGTCATGTCTTCGTGCGAAGCCGGTCAGGGCGATTCTCGATGGCTGGAGCGGGGGCCGCTTCGGTAAGCTGGGGATCTCGGTGTATGGCACGAAGCTTTTGCCCGAGCCTGCAGACGTTGCGATTGCTGATGGACACTTCACGCATGTGCCGCTTCTCATCGGTTTCACGCGCGACGAGATGTGGCCTTTCCAGCACGGGCTCTATCCGCTTTCAAGTGAGGGGCTGCAGAAGCAGTTTGAGCTGAAGTTTGGCACACATGCGACTGAGGTTTCGAAGCTGTATCCGGAAGCGGAGTACCCGCATCGGGAGTATGCGCTCGGAGCCGCCGTGGGGGATCAGTTCATGGCGTGTAGTTCGCTGAAAGAGGCGGCAGAAGCTGAGAAGTGGACGCCTGTCAGCGTATACGAGTTTGCCGATCGTACGGTGCCGCCGTTCCGCTCACTTGGCTCGGAGATCAAGCGTCCGGAAGGCTACCATCCCGGCGCGTTTCATACAGCGGAGTTGCAGTATCTCTACGCGTATCAGTCCGCGGAAGGACCCCTGAGTGCAGAGCAGAAGCGGTTTGCCGACAAGCTGATGCAGTTCTGGGTAGGCTTCGGACGGCAGAAGCCTTCGGCGTTTCCTGCGTTCGACGCCAAGAAGACCGTGCTGGTACTCGGTGAGCACGGCGAATCCATCACCCCGAGTGGGGCGGTATACGATGCGCACCACTGCAGCTTCTGGAACTCCCTCAGCAAGCCGGAGTAG
- a CDS encoding DUF3185 domain-containing protein, producing MKAATAIGIVLILLGIVGFAVGGFSFTHEKKDVDMGPLQISHQKKESVPIPPILSGIALIGGLALVVVGARNK from the coding sequence ATGAAGGCTGCTACTGCAATTGGCATCGTATTGATCCTGCTTGGCATAGTGGGATTTGCTGTTGGAGGATTTTCATTTACACACGAAAAGAAAGATGTCGACATGGGTCCGTTACAGATTTCGCACCAGAAGAAGGAATCTGTACCGATACCGCCCATCCTTTCCGGCATCGCCTTGATCGGTGGTCTTGCTCTGGTTGTCGTTGGAGCGCGCAATAAGTAG
- a CDS encoding PspC domain-containing protein, giving the protein MNCTNCGKAIEPGARFCSGCGAAVSSAAYEYGPRPSRFVRPREGRMVAGVCAGLAMHYGIDVAIVRLIVALSILFAGVPIIAYIVAWVVMPNADYVMTPQPGNMVS; this is encoded by the coding sequence ATGAACTGCACGAATTGTGGAAAGGCAATTGAACCTGGAGCTCGCTTTTGCAGCGGGTGTGGAGCGGCTGTTAGCTCGGCTGCCTATGAGTATGGCCCGCGGCCCTCGCGCTTTGTTCGTCCTCGCGAAGGTCGTATGGTGGCTGGCGTGTGTGCAGGGCTTGCGATGCACTATGGCATCGACGTTGCGATCGTTCGCTTGATTGTGGCGCTCAGCATTCTGTTTGCTGGTGTACCGATCATTGCGTACATCGTGGCGTGGGTGGTGATGCCGAACGCGGATTATGTGATGACGCCGCAGCCGGGTAACATGGTGTCGTGA
- a CDS encoding carboxypeptidase regulatory-like domain-containing protein: protein MPQHFYRLAALSVLALPLSALAASPITGVVTNKTTGKPAAGDTVVLIRLAQGMQESTRTQTDSKGHFTLQVPDDGLHLVRVTHDKANYFRPAPPGTQSVELDVYSAAAHVKGVTTEAVVMRLQTDPSGTSLKIVENFFIKNESTPPTTQFSNAPFDFYLPDGAVIEGSAALAPGGMPVQAAPVPLTDKGHFTFLFPIRPGETRFQVTYHLPYSGKIDFDPKISSTTGTIALMMPKSMKFTPVPGSPYSPVDDDVNAQTVVARNVSTSAPISFTLTGTGQLPRDSQNPDQGSQGAPAASAGAAGAGTVPATENTTPGKGLDNPLDPEGSRTPLDKYKYWILAGLLLAFAVAAGVLLRKPSSTQTASAPQLPPQAPGTHDDRLLATLKEELFSLETERLQGKLTEEQYAEQKAALEAVLRRSLARQDSTKA from the coding sequence GTGCCTCAGCATTTTTATCGACTCGCCGCGCTCTCCGTTCTCGCTCTCCCGCTTTCGGCTCTTGCCGCATCGCCCATTACTGGCGTTGTAACGAACAAGACCACGGGGAAACCCGCCGCGGGCGATACGGTTGTTCTCATCCGTCTCGCTCAGGGAATGCAGGAATCCACTCGCACCCAGACGGACAGCAAGGGTCATTTCACCCTTCAGGTGCCTGATGACGGCCTGCACCTCGTGCGAGTCACGCACGACAAGGCAAACTACTTCCGCCCAGCACCTCCGGGCACGCAGTCCGTCGAGTTGGACGTTTATAGCGCCGCTGCGCACGTTAAGGGTGTCACCACCGAAGCCGTCGTGATGCGTCTTCAGACAGACCCTTCCGGCACGTCGCTCAAGATCGTCGAGAACTTCTTCATCAAGAACGAGTCGACTCCTCCGACCACCCAGTTCTCCAACGCACCCTTCGATTTCTACCTGCCCGATGGCGCCGTCATCGAAGGCTCTGCAGCGCTCGCCCCCGGTGGCATGCCCGTGCAGGCTGCTCCAGTACCGCTTACGGACAAGGGACACTTCACCTTCCTCTTCCCCATCCGTCCCGGCGAGACCCGCTTCCAGGTGACCTATCACCTGCCATACAGCGGCAAGATCGACTTCGATCCAAAGATCTCCAGCACGACCGGCACTATTGCCCTCATGATGCCGAAGAGCATGAAGTTCACCCCGGTCCCCGGTAGCCCCTACAGCCCCGTGGATGACGATGTAAATGCTCAAACAGTTGTTGCGCGTAACGTCTCGACCAGCGCACCGATCAGCTTTACGCTCACGGGCACCGGCCAGCTTCCGCGCGACTCGCAGAACCCCGATCAGGGCTCGCAAGGCGCGCCGGCAGCTTCTGCAGGTGCCGCTGGTGCTGGAACAGTCCCTGCTACCGAGAACACCACTCCGGGCAAGGGCCTCGACAATCCGCTCGACCCCGAAGGCAGCCGCACCCCGCTCGACAAGTACAAGTACTGGATCCTTGCCGGTCTGCTCCTTGCCTTTGCTGTAGCTGCAGGTGTTCTTCTTCGCAAGCCTTCGAGCACGCAGACAGCATCTGCTCCTCAGCTTCCCCCGCAGGCTCCAGGCACGCACGACGATCGCCTGCTGGCCACGCTCAAGGAAGAGCTCTTCTCCCTCGAGACGGAACGTCTACAGGGCAAGCTGACCGAAGAGCAATACGCCGAGCAGAAAGCGGCACTTGAAGCTGTTCTTCGACGCTCCCTGGCTCGCCAGGACTCCACAAAGGCATAA
- a CDS encoding thiazole synthase, with protein sequence METAVLEPHVTASDELVLAGKTFRSRLIVGTGKYKDGPETAACMEVSGTELVTVAVRRVNLDRSKESLLDYIDPKRYFLIPNTAGCYTADEAIRAARLAREVGLSDWVKIEVIGDQATLYPDVQATLEATKVLVKEGFTVLPYTTDDIVFAKRLIDAGAAAVMPLGAPIGTGLGIANTYTLRMMRELITEVPLIVDAGLGTASDAALAMEMGFDAVLLNTAIAGAKDPLKMASAFKKATEAGREAFLAQRMPKKLYASASSPLEGVSPRS encoded by the coding sequence ATGGAAACTGCTGTTCTGGAACCCCACGTTACCGCCTCGGATGAGCTCGTACTTGCCGGCAAGACCTTTCGGTCACGCCTGATCGTCGGCACAGGCAAGTACAAGGACGGGCCGGAGACGGCGGCGTGCATGGAAGTGTCTGGCACGGAGCTGGTGACCGTTGCGGTGCGTCGGGTCAACCTCGACCGCTCAAAGGAGTCGCTGCTCGATTACATTGACCCGAAGCGTTACTTCCTGATCCCGAATACGGCGGGTTGCTATACGGCGGACGAAGCGATCCGCGCGGCTCGTCTGGCGCGTGAAGTGGGGCTCTCGGATTGGGTGAAGATCGAAGTGATCGGCGACCAGGCTACGCTCTACCCCGACGTTCAGGCAACACTCGAGGCAACGAAGGTTTTGGTGAAGGAAGGCTTTACGGTTCTTCCGTATACCACTGATGATATTGTCTTTGCGAAACGCTTGATTGATGCTGGCGCAGCTGCCGTTATGCCTCTGGGGGCGCCAATTGGTACTGGGCTGGGCATCGCGAATACCTACACGCTGCGCATGATGCGCGAGCTCATTACCGAGGTGCCCCTTATCGTGGACGCCGGCCTGGGAACGGCTTCGGATGCTGCGCTGGCGATGGAGATGGGCTTCGATGCCGTGCTGCTGAACACCGCCATTGCAGGCGCAAAGGATCCGCTGAAGATGGCCTCTGCTTTTAAGAAGGCTACGGAAGCGGGGCGCGAAGCGTTTCTGGCACAACGAATGCCGAAGAAGCTATATGCTTCGGCGAGCTCGCCGTTGGAAGGCGTTTCTCCCCGAAGCTAA
- the lysA gene encoding diaminopimelate decarboxylase, whose amino-acid sequence MSSSASPRPFVYAGDHLECSGVSLSVLADQFGTPLYVYSADAVRERVAMIQAGFAGVSHTVCYAVKANSALALLKRLAAEGCGFDIVSGGELERVRRAAPEALGRVVFSGVGKLPWEMDAALDAGILQFNVESEAELELLSERAQALGKVARVALRVNPDVFAETHPYISTGMSEHKFGIAIARARAVYQRAAELQGIDPTGVSVHIGSQIRSVEPFAAALQRVKDLVLDLRAAGLNIRNVDAGGGLGIEYGQAAFDPKASVIAYAQALRGVLEGFDAHLLLEPGRFIIAQAGTLITRVLYTKQNGTKRFVIADAAMNDLIRPALYKAHHEIVPVVLDASRPASRADIVGPVCESGDFFAQDRETPELRGGDLIALLDAGAYGMSLASHYNTRVHPAEVLIENGEIVLIRRRETLDDLFAAELY is encoded by the coding sequence GTGAGTTCTTCTGCTTCGCCCAGGCCGTTTGTTTACGCCGGAGATCACCTCGAGTGCTCCGGCGTAAGTTTGTCCGTGCTTGCCGACCAGTTCGGTACGCCGCTTTATGTCTACTCCGCTGACGCTGTGCGTGAGCGCGTAGCGATGATTCAGGCAGGCTTTGCCGGTGTCAGCCACACGGTTTGTTATGCCGTGAAGGCGAACTCGGCACTGGCGCTGCTGAAGCGGCTGGCGGCTGAGGGCTGCGGCTTTGACATCGTTTCGGGCGGCGAGTTGGAGCGCGTTCGTCGCGCTGCTCCTGAGGCTTTGGGGCGCGTTGTTTTCTCGGGCGTTGGCAAGCTGCCGTGGGAGATGGATGCTGCGCTCGACGCTGGCATTCTGCAGTTCAACGTAGAGAGCGAAGCCGAGCTCGAGTTGCTCTCAGAGCGTGCGCAGGCTTTGGGCAAGGTCGCTCGCGTGGCGTTGCGTGTAAACCCCGACGTCTTTGCCGAAACGCACCCTTACATTTCGACCGGCATGAGCGAACACAAGTTCGGTATTGCGATCGCACGAGCTCGTGCGGTGTATCAGCGGGCCGCAGAGTTGCAGGGCATCGACCCCACCGGTGTAAGCGTACATATCGGTTCGCAGATTCGTTCGGTAGAGCCTTTCGCCGCAGCGCTGCAGCGTGTAAAGGACCTGGTGCTGGACCTTCGCGCGGCAGGTCTGAACATTCGCAACGTCGATGCAGGTGGTGGACTTGGCATCGAGTACGGGCAGGCGGCGTTTGATCCCAAGGCGAGCGTGATAGCGTATGCGCAGGCCTTGCGCGGCGTTCTCGAAGGCTTCGATGCTCACTTGCTGTTGGAACCGGGGCGCTTCATCATCGCGCAGGCTGGTACGTTGATTACGCGCGTGCTCTACACGAAGCAAAATGGTACGAAGCGTTTTGTGATTGCCGATGCGGCGATGAATGATCTCATTCGTCCGGCGCTGTACAAGGCGCATCATGAGATCGTGCCGGTCGTGCTGGATGCTTCGCGTCCGGCGAGTCGCGCCGACATCGTAGGTCCGGTTTGCGAGAGCGGAGACTTCTTCGCGCAGGACCGCGAGACTCCGGAGTTGCGCGGCGGAGACCTGATTGCTCTGCTCGATGCTGGTGCTTACGGGATGTCGCTGGCGTCGCACTACAACACGCGTGTGCATCCGGCAGAAGTACTGATCGAGAACGGCGAAATCGTGCTGATTCGTCGGCGAGAGACGCTCGACGACCTCTTCGCCGCCGAGCTTTACTAG
- the purN gene encoding phosphoribosylglycinamide formyltransferase, translated as MSAALKVAVIGSTRGTAMQGILDAIRAGDLNVEIVLVASDREQAGILERARTHNLSALFIPGKGRAREEFEADLTNALRAAGAELVLMIGFMRIVTPQFVNDWRGHLLNVHPSLLPLFAGGMNMDVHSAVLASGTDETGCTIHHVTEDVDAGPIVLQLRCPVLPDDTVESLQARVQALEQQAFVQVLRDWRKR; from the coding sequence ATGAGTGCAGCACTGAAGGTTGCCGTCATCGGCTCCACACGTGGTACTGCGATGCAAGGCATTCTCGATGCTATTCGCGCAGGTGACCTCAACGTCGAGATCGTTCTGGTAGCCTCCGACCGCGAACAAGCCGGAATTTTAGAGCGTGCGCGAACACACAATCTCTCCGCGCTTTTTATCCCAGGCAAAGGTCGCGCACGGGAAGAGTTTGAAGCTGATCTGACGAACGCTCTTCGTGCCGCAGGCGCAGAACTTGTGCTGATGATTGGCTTCATGCGCATCGTCACGCCGCAGTTCGTCAACGACTGGCGCGGCCATCTGCTCAACGTGCATCCATCACTGCTCCCACTCTTTGCGGGCGGCATGAACATGGACGTCCACTCTGCGGTTCTAGCGAGTGGCACAGATGAAACGGGCTGCACGATTCATCACGTCACAGAAGACGTCGACGCAGGCCCGATCGTGTTGCAACTGCGCTGCCCCGTCTTACCTGATGACACGGTGGAGTCGCTGCAGGCACGTGTGCAAGCGCTCGAACAACAGGCATTCGTGCAGGTCCTTAGAGACTGGAGGAAGCGATGA